A single region of the Rhipicephalus microplus isolate Deutch F79 chromosome 10, USDA_Rmic, whole genome shotgun sequence genome encodes:
- the LOC142774610 gene encoding uncharacterized protein LOC142774610 isoform X2: MCHGCRCAEVVFGCALNNNLRSIHTCTNKSSNAVIMYQLPKRKKRGPYKRYINHGSDFVLPRSTERGCQQREVPMDTSSSDDEAAGQASVSTDINGILRTDTLSSEDEQETSSDACSTAASRVTSAPVSPTTPELQATNDRPQHANPMVSHDTLLNDEELSMSDEDGSEQHDPGELPSEDDMQMPNSPTGPSHGGKSQFGELFTDVITERVVLSRGDILLMVLKHAVKNNLSFTGLTSMLDLINRIFEHPILPDSRYQLSKLLSKTGTTMTYYCFCPKCFTHIENAETNASFQCIQCGHRTSVSSLSDMPFFVTLDVESQLQRLLKDCALLDLTKPLHHDGSLGDLCDGEMYHKFAASTQQCGPRITFTLNADGTPLFKSSGTSIWPIQLIVNEIPAEQRMSKLVLAALWFWKEKPNMELFQNTFVKEMSHLSENGFVLERKGQLQTYKAYCICCAVDSVARAPMQGVTQFNGYFGCNWCLQKGERAGGSTKYPVQPLNPTERTESQMVEDMMTAVREGVTVNGVKTASPLIGLPYFNIVSGFVPDYMHCILLGVARQFLDLWFESSGYAYSLSRKQNMVDERLLAIRPPRDVKRLPRATKERRWWKAKELENWILYYSIPVLHGILERRYLEHWACLVEALHIMLQRSIETAEVNRAEKLLLEFHVRSEMLFGKAFMTYNMHQLTHIVKSIHDWGPLWAHSAFPFESGNGSLKEAIKAANGIPHQLCRVLQIENTVMELQDLTASPSVVLYCNSFDAKVTHKSKSSSDGTRFFGSGSCIPPACSSPEQEILPPSVKYRRMMVNGSILTDCLYASKKKTNTSVVQLLDGSFAIIEKIISSGDNTCICVWKLRCRPVKYDLVTVNHVHKVLFKQSPTVIIQPLEIRSVSVLINVENVSYVCAPPSTLSL, encoded by the exons ATGTGCCATGGTTGCCGTTGTGCTGAAGTGGTGTTCGGTTGTGCGCTCAACAACAATCTGAGGAGCATCCACACGTGCACCAACAAATCGTCTAATGCGGTCATAATGTATCAACTTccaaagagaaagaagagaggcCCATATAAACGATATATCAACCATGGATCGGACTTTGTGCTACCGAGAAGTACTGAGAGGGGTTGCCAACAGCGT GAGGTGCCTATGGACACATCCTCGTCTGATGATGAAGCAGCAGGACAAGCTTCAGTCTCGACAGATATAAATGGCATACTTCGAACTGATACGTTGAGTAGTGAGGATGAACAG GAAACTTCAAGCGATGCTTGTAGCACAGCAGCCTCCAGGGTGACATCTGCTCCGGTCAGTCCCACTACTCCAGAACTGCAAGCAACCAATGATAGGCCACAGCATGCCAACCCGATGGTTTCCCATGACACATTGCTAAATGATGAAGAG CTGTCCATGTCTGATGAGGATGGTTCAGAGCAACATGATCCTGGAGAGCTGCCTTCAGAAGATGACATG CAAATGCCTAACAGTCCCACGGGGCCGAGTCATGGTGGCAAGTCGCAGTTTGGAGAGTTATTTACTGATGTTATCACTGAAAGAGTGGTTTTGTCCAGAGGTGACATTCTCCTCATGGTGCTGAAGCACGCTGTGAAAAATAATTTGTCATTCACTGGGCTGACCAGCATGTTGGACCTTATTAACAGAATTTTCGAACATCCAATATTGCCTGATTCACGGTACCAGCTCTCCAAACTTTTGAGCAAAACTGGCACAACCATGACATATTATTGTTTTTGCCCCAAATGCTTCACACATATAGAAAATGCTGAAACAAATGCCTCTTTTCAGTGCATACAGTGTGGGCACAGAACGAGTGTTTCCAGTCTATCTGATATGCCTTTTTTTGTGACTCTTGATGTGGAATCACAGTTGCAAAGATTGTTGAAAGACTGTGCACTCCTTGACCTAACAAAGCCACTTCACCATGATGGCTCACTGGGTGATCTATGTGATGGTGAAATGTACCACAAATTCGCAGCTTCAACACAGCAGTGTGGGCCCAGAATCACCTTCACCCTAAATGCCGATGGCACACCGCTGTTCAAATCAAGTGGCACGTCCATTTGGCCTATTCAGTTAATTGTTAATGAGATCCCAGCTGAACAGAGAATGTCAAAACTCGTCCTTGCGGCATTGTGGTTTTGGAAGGAGAAACCAAATATGGAGCTTTTTCAGAACACATTTGTAAAGGAAATGAGCCACCTCAGTGAAAATGGCTTTGTGTTGGAGCGGAAGGGTCAACTGCAGACATACAAAGCTTATTGCATTTGTTGTGCAGTTGACTCTGTTGCCAGGGCACCTATGCAAGGTGTCACACAATTTAATGGTTATTTCGGATGTAACTGGTGTCTGCAGAAAGGTGAACGAGCTGGTGGTTCTACTAAGTACCCTGTTCAACCATTGAACCCCACTGAGCGCACTGAAAGCCAGATGGTCGAAGATATGATGACTGCAGTTAGGGAAGGTGTGACTGTTAATGGTGTTAAAACAGCATCTCCGTTGATCGGCCTGCCCTATTTTAATATCGTATCAGGCTTTGTCCCTGACTACATGCACTGTATTTTACTCGGTGTAGCACGGCAGTTTTTAGACTTGTGGTTTGAGTCATCAGGTTATGCCTACTCCCTCAGTCGCAAGCAAAACATGGTCGATGAGAGGCTTTTGGCTATCAGGCCACCGAGAGACGTGAAAAGATTGCCGCGAGCAACAAAAGAGCGGAGATGGTGGAAAGCTAAAGAGCTGGAGAATTGGATACTATATTACAGCATCCCAGTGCTCCATGGTATTCTGGAGAGAAGATACCTTGAGCATTGGGCATGCTTGGTGGAAGCTTTACATATTATGCTGCAGCGCAGTATCGAAACTGCTGAAGTTAACAGAGCAGAGAAACTCTTGTTAGAGTTTCATGTGCGCTCAGAAATGCTTTTTGGAAAAGCTTTCATGACATATAACATGCACCAGCTGACACATATTGTCAAGAGTATCCACGACTGGGGACCCCTGTGGGCACATTCCGCATTTCCATTTGAATCGGGAAATGGGAGCCTCAAAGAGGCCATCAAAGCTGCAAATGGAATTCCACACCAGCTGTGTAGAGTTCTGCAGATTGAAAACACTGTAATGGAGCTGCAGGATCTGACTGCCAGCCCTAGCGTGGTGCTGTATTGCAATTCTTTTGATGCCAAGGTCACTCACAAAAGCAAAAGCAGCAGTGATGGCACCCGTTTTTTTGGAAGTGGTTCTTGTATTCCACCAGCCTGTTCATCACCTGAGCAAGAAATTCTGCCACCCTCTGTAAAGTACAGAAGAATGATGGTAAACGGTTCAATCCTGACAGACTGCTTGTACGCGTCAAAGAAAAAGACTAATACTTCAGTTGTTCAACTCTTGGATGGATCATTTGCCATTATTGAAAAGATCATTTCAAGTGGTGATAACACATGCATATGTGTCTGGAAACTTCGGTGCCGACCAGTAAAGTATGACTTGGTGACCGTTAACCATGTGCACAAAGTGTTATTCAAACAGTCTCCTACAGTAATTATTCAGCCTCTAGAAATAAGAAGTGTTAGTGTATTAATCAATGTGGAAAATGTTTCATATGTATGTGCACCTCCCAGCACTCTTTCTCTGTAG
- the LOC119161563 gene encoding uncharacterized protein LOC119161563 has product MRLCSTMCLRGNLYLPVGLKYELAARAYVYIQHVQRQSDRWPQICVRSCEVIIRLRILFVFFSCTNGTVYCRMITHAKVRYEDDRKLAIVDVGDIENFKPEHAKDFKSKFFYSVKWTDPDGTSDYYRARILALGESEDDLEGEGGSRQRPRFEKMAYSPDGGSEDEDDVQPERPVKKPSGPKQELLDMLKRKKDDICRKEETATKKQKKRETYDDRGSLVSELKNKLQRLEQLMDRKSKKIEQLQNKNNTLEKEAMELRRLNVRLQEKILTALDEGKGNSRAACSIKSKPEHSRMELIDIDMDVIPRETTPPPDDCPRKENATVDIGSGLRINSCAWSHIQGHQKDSLFVKDLLLGIWPKEQLKNRSLQGKRCPRFPDRPAKTPLTPWKVEVMRDCYRRRLQRQGIPENLVPAALKQLNHFVVEKLADLERMAKREKDNLKPQESCE; this is encoded by the exons ATGCGTCTATGTAGCACGATGTGTTTACGTGGAAACCTGTATCTGCCAGTCGGCTTGAAGTACGAGCTCGCGGCTCGCGCGTACGTTTACATTCAGCACGTGCAACGGCAGTCTGACCGCTGGCCGCAGATTTGCGTGCGATCCTGCGAAGTGATCATTCGGCTGCGTAtcctctttgtgtttttttcgtgcACTAACGGCACAGTGTACTGCAGAATGATCACGCACGCTAAAGTACGTTACGAAGACGATCGGAAACTTGCGATTGTGGATGTTGGCgacatcgaaaacttcaaaccagaGCACGCGAAGGACTTCAAGTCCAAGTTCTTCTATTCTGTAAAGTGGACCGATCCGGACGGGACCTCTGATTACTACCGGGCTCGGATCCTAGCTTTGGGAG AATCTGAAGACGACTTGGAGGGGGAGGGAGGAAGCCGGCAGAGGCCTAGGTTTGAAAAAATGGCTTATTCACCTGACGGCGGAAGTGAGGATGAAGATGATGTCCAGCCAGAG CGTCCCGTGAAAAAGCCCTCTGGCCCAAAACAGGAGCTCTTGGACAtgctgaagagaaaaaaggaTGACATCTGCCGAAAGGAGGAAACAgctacaaagaaacaaaaaaagagggagacCTATGACGATAGGGGCAGCCTAGTCAGTGAGCTCAAGAACAAGCTACAGAGGCTTGAACAACTGATGgatagaaagagcaaaaaaatagAGCAGCTCCAAAACAAGAATAACACATTAGAAAAGGAGGCCATGGAGCTGAGGCGGCTTAATGTGAGGCTGCAGGAAAAAATTCTGACAGCCTTAGATGAAGGCAAAG GCAACAGTAGAGCTGCGTGCTCAATTAAGAGCAAACCGGAGCACTCAAGGATGGAGCTCATAGATATTGACATGGATGTGATTCCAAGGGAGACAACACCGCCACCAGATGATTGCCCAAGAAAAGAGAATGCCACG GTGGACATTGGCAGTGGCCTTCGAATAAATTCTTGTGCGTGGAGTCACATCCAGGGCCATCAAAAGGATTCTCTTTTTGTGAAAGACCTGCTTCTTGGAATTTGGCCAAAGGAGCAGCTGAAAAACCGCTCTTTGCAAG GAAAGCGGTGTCCACGATTTCCGGATCGGCCTGCAAAAACTCCACTGACGCCTTGGAAAGTGGAAGTGATGCGGG ATTGTTACAGACGGCGACTGCAGCGCCAAGGTATTCCTGAAAACCTTGTGCCTGCTGCACTCAAGCAGCTAAACCATTTTGTGGTGGAGAAGCTGGCAGACCTTGAGAGGATGGCAAAACG GGAGAAGGACAACCTTAAGCCACAGGAAAGCTGTGAATAA
- the LOC142774610 gene encoding uncharacterized protein LOC142774610 isoform X3, with amino-acid sequence MCHGCRCAEVVFGCALNNNLRSIHTCTNKSSNAVIMYQLPKRKKRGPYKRYINHGSDFVLPRSTERGCQQREVPMDTSSSDDEAAGQASVSTDINGILRTDTLSSEDEQETSSDACSTAASRVTSAPVSPTTPELQATNDRPQHANPMVSHDTLLNDEELSMSDEDGSEQHDPGELPSEDDMVGPSEVAKITQTWLMSLTAGGSLSLFRHWKCRIYER; translated from the exons ATGTGCCATGGTTGCCGTTGTGCTGAAGTGGTGTTCGGTTGTGCGCTCAACAACAATCTGAGGAGCATCCACACGTGCACCAACAAATCGTCTAATGCGGTCATAATGTATCAACTTccaaagagaaagaagagaggcCCATATAAACGATATATCAACCATGGATCGGACTTTGTGCTACCGAGAAGTACTGAGAGGGGTTGCCAACAGCGT GAGGTGCCTATGGACACATCCTCGTCTGATGATGAAGCAGCAGGACAAGCTTCAGTCTCGACAGATATAAATGGCATACTTCGAACTGATACGTTGAGTAGTGAGGATGAACAG GAAACTTCAAGCGATGCTTGTAGCACAGCAGCCTCCAGGGTGACATCTGCTCCGGTCAGTCCCACTACTCCAGAACTGCAAGCAACCAATGATAGGCCACAGCATGCCAACCCGATGGTTTCCCATGACACATTGCTAAATGATGAAGAG CTGTCCATGTCTGATGAGGATGGTTCAGAGCAACATGATCCTGGAGAGCTGCCTTCAGAAGATGACATGGTAGGTCCATCGGAAGTTGCAAAAATTACACAAACATGGCTGATGTCATTAACTGCTGGGGGATCACTTAGCTTGTTTAGGCATTGGAAATGCAGAATTTATGAACGGTAA
- the LOC142774610 gene encoding uncharacterized protein LOC142774610 isoform X1, translated as MCHGCRCAEVVFGCALNNNLRSIHTCTNKSSNAVIMYQLPKRKKRGPYKRYINHGSDFVLPRSTERGCQQREVPMDTSSSDDEAAGQASVSTDINGILRTDTLSSEDEQETSSDACSTAASRVTSAPVSPTTPELQATNDRPQHANPMVSHDTLLNDEELSMSDEDGSEQHDPGELPSEDDMQQMPNSPTGPSHGGKSQFGELFTDVITERVVLSRGDILLMVLKHAVKNNLSFTGLTSMLDLINRIFEHPILPDSRYQLSKLLSKTGTTMTYYCFCPKCFTHIENAETNASFQCIQCGHRTSVSSLSDMPFFVTLDVESQLQRLLKDCALLDLTKPLHHDGSLGDLCDGEMYHKFAASTQQCGPRITFTLNADGTPLFKSSGTSIWPIQLIVNEIPAEQRMSKLVLAALWFWKEKPNMELFQNTFVKEMSHLSENGFVLERKGQLQTYKAYCICCAVDSVARAPMQGVTQFNGYFGCNWCLQKGERAGGSTKYPVQPLNPTERTESQMVEDMMTAVREGVTVNGVKTASPLIGLPYFNIVSGFVPDYMHCILLGVARQFLDLWFESSGYAYSLSRKQNMVDERLLAIRPPRDVKRLPRATKERRWWKAKELENWILYYSIPVLHGILERRYLEHWACLVEALHIMLQRSIETAEVNRAEKLLLEFHVRSEMLFGKAFMTYNMHQLTHIVKSIHDWGPLWAHSAFPFESGNGSLKEAIKAANGIPHQLCRVLQIENTVMELQDLTASPSVVLYCNSFDAKVTHKSKSSSDGTRFFGSGSCIPPACSSPEQEILPPSVKYRRMMVNGSILTDCLYASKKKTNTSVVQLLDGSFAIIEKIISSGDNTCICVWKLRCRPVKYDLVTVNHVHKVLFKQSPTVIIQPLEIRSVSVLINVENVSYVCAPPSTLSL; from the exons ATGTGCCATGGTTGCCGTTGTGCTGAAGTGGTGTTCGGTTGTGCGCTCAACAACAATCTGAGGAGCATCCACACGTGCACCAACAAATCGTCTAATGCGGTCATAATGTATCAACTTccaaagagaaagaagagaggcCCATATAAACGATATATCAACCATGGATCGGACTTTGTGCTACCGAGAAGTACTGAGAGGGGTTGCCAACAGCGT GAGGTGCCTATGGACACATCCTCGTCTGATGATGAAGCAGCAGGACAAGCTTCAGTCTCGACAGATATAAATGGCATACTTCGAACTGATACGTTGAGTAGTGAGGATGAACAG GAAACTTCAAGCGATGCTTGTAGCACAGCAGCCTCCAGGGTGACATCTGCTCCGGTCAGTCCCACTACTCCAGAACTGCAAGCAACCAATGATAGGCCACAGCATGCCAACCCGATGGTTTCCCATGACACATTGCTAAATGATGAAGAG CTGTCCATGTCTGATGAGGATGGTTCAGAGCAACATGATCCTGGAGAGCTGCCTTCAGAAGATGACATG CAGCAAATGCCTAACAGTCCCACGGGGCCGAGTCATGGTGGCAAGTCGCAGTTTGGAGAGTTATTTACTGATGTTATCACTGAAAGAGTGGTTTTGTCCAGAGGTGACATTCTCCTCATGGTGCTGAAGCACGCTGTGAAAAATAATTTGTCATTCACTGGGCTGACCAGCATGTTGGACCTTATTAACAGAATTTTCGAACATCCAATATTGCCTGATTCACGGTACCAGCTCTCCAAACTTTTGAGCAAAACTGGCACAACCATGACATATTATTGTTTTTGCCCCAAATGCTTCACACATATAGAAAATGCTGAAACAAATGCCTCTTTTCAGTGCATACAGTGTGGGCACAGAACGAGTGTTTCCAGTCTATCTGATATGCCTTTTTTTGTGACTCTTGATGTGGAATCACAGTTGCAAAGATTGTTGAAAGACTGTGCACTCCTTGACCTAACAAAGCCACTTCACCATGATGGCTCACTGGGTGATCTATGTGATGGTGAAATGTACCACAAATTCGCAGCTTCAACACAGCAGTGTGGGCCCAGAATCACCTTCACCCTAAATGCCGATGGCACACCGCTGTTCAAATCAAGTGGCACGTCCATTTGGCCTATTCAGTTAATTGTTAATGAGATCCCAGCTGAACAGAGAATGTCAAAACTCGTCCTTGCGGCATTGTGGTTTTGGAAGGAGAAACCAAATATGGAGCTTTTTCAGAACACATTTGTAAAGGAAATGAGCCACCTCAGTGAAAATGGCTTTGTGTTGGAGCGGAAGGGTCAACTGCAGACATACAAAGCTTATTGCATTTGTTGTGCAGTTGACTCTGTTGCCAGGGCACCTATGCAAGGTGTCACACAATTTAATGGTTATTTCGGATGTAACTGGTGTCTGCAGAAAGGTGAACGAGCTGGTGGTTCTACTAAGTACCCTGTTCAACCATTGAACCCCACTGAGCGCACTGAAAGCCAGATGGTCGAAGATATGATGACTGCAGTTAGGGAAGGTGTGACTGTTAATGGTGTTAAAACAGCATCTCCGTTGATCGGCCTGCCCTATTTTAATATCGTATCAGGCTTTGTCCCTGACTACATGCACTGTATTTTACTCGGTGTAGCACGGCAGTTTTTAGACTTGTGGTTTGAGTCATCAGGTTATGCCTACTCCCTCAGTCGCAAGCAAAACATGGTCGATGAGAGGCTTTTGGCTATCAGGCCACCGAGAGACGTGAAAAGATTGCCGCGAGCAACAAAAGAGCGGAGATGGTGGAAAGCTAAAGAGCTGGAGAATTGGATACTATATTACAGCATCCCAGTGCTCCATGGTATTCTGGAGAGAAGATACCTTGAGCATTGGGCATGCTTGGTGGAAGCTTTACATATTATGCTGCAGCGCAGTATCGAAACTGCTGAAGTTAACAGAGCAGAGAAACTCTTGTTAGAGTTTCATGTGCGCTCAGAAATGCTTTTTGGAAAAGCTTTCATGACATATAACATGCACCAGCTGACACATATTGTCAAGAGTATCCACGACTGGGGACCCCTGTGGGCACATTCCGCATTTCCATTTGAATCGGGAAATGGGAGCCTCAAAGAGGCCATCAAAGCTGCAAATGGAATTCCACACCAGCTGTGTAGAGTTCTGCAGATTGAAAACACTGTAATGGAGCTGCAGGATCTGACTGCCAGCCCTAGCGTGGTGCTGTATTGCAATTCTTTTGATGCCAAGGTCACTCACAAAAGCAAAAGCAGCAGTGATGGCACCCGTTTTTTTGGAAGTGGTTCTTGTATTCCACCAGCCTGTTCATCACCTGAGCAAGAAATTCTGCCACCCTCTGTAAAGTACAGAAGAATGATGGTAAACGGTTCAATCCTGACAGACTGCTTGTACGCGTCAAAGAAAAAGACTAATACTTCAGTTGTTCAACTCTTGGATGGATCATTTGCCATTATTGAAAAGATCATTTCAAGTGGTGATAACACATGCATATGTGTCTGGAAACTTCGGTGCCGACCAGTAAAGTATGACTTGGTGACCGTTAACCATGTGCACAAAGTGTTATTCAAACAGTCTCCTACAGTAATTATTCAGCCTCTAGAAATAAGAAGTGTTAGTGTATTAATCAATGTGGAAAATGTTTCATATGTATGTGCACCTCCCAGCACTCTTTCTCTGTAG